From one Mesoplodon densirostris isolate mMesDen1 chromosome 19, mMesDen1 primary haplotype, whole genome shotgun sequence genomic stretch:
- the DPRX gene encoding LOW QUALITY PROTEIN: divergent paired-related homeobox (The sequence of the model RefSeq protein was modified relative to this genomic sequence to represent the inferred CDS: substituted 1 base at 1 genomic stop codon) — MEAHLDFRVSDPDNLSKAKYQKHPKRKRTMFMKKHLADLNFLFNKNPYPTPSLQXEMASKMDIHPTVLQVWFKNRRAKLKKAKYEDFQSEQQEAQQQLSEAGGKISSSKGNMDTPPRSPNGTSPASLDYMDRPIPSFQLSRWRNLKAVTDHSLGHKMVHFGYCQDRNIYCLYPILESQALSTSFNSNSFGSFLP, encoded by the coding sequence ATGGAAGCACATCTAGATTTCAGGGTGTCAGATCCAGACAACCTTTCAAAAGCAAAGTACCAGAAGCATCCAAAAAGGAAACGAACTATGTTCATGAAGAAACATTTGGCAGATTTGAACTTCCTTTTCAATAAAAACCCATACCCCACCCCTAGCCTTCAGTGAGAAATGGCCTCAAAAATGGACATACATCCAACAGTCCTGCAGGTTTGGTTCAAGAATCGTAGAGCGAAACTCAAGAAAGCCAAATACGAGGATTTTCAGTCAGAACAGCAAGAAGCTCAACAGCAATTATCCGAGGCAGGAGGAAAGATCAGCTCTTCCAAGGGAAATATGGATACACCTCCCAGGTCCCCTAATGGTACCTCCCCTGCATCTCTAGATTATATGGATCGTCCAATACCTTCCTTCCAACTCAGCAGGTGGCGCAATTTGAAGGCTGTCACAGACCATTCTCTTGGCCACAAAATGGTCCATTTTGGCTACTGCCAAGACCGTAATATATACTGCCTCTATCCCATTTTGGAATCCCAAGCTCTCTCCACAAGCTTCAATTCTAATTCTTTTGGCTCTTTTTTGCCATAA
- the LOC132480194 gene encoding interferon lambda-3-like — protein sequence MAPGCTLVLMLMTVALSRTGAVPVPSPLGALPGARGCPVAQFKSLSPQELQAFKTAKDAFEESLLQKDWNCSSRLFPRTRDLRQLQVWERPVALEAELALTLNVLEATANSSLDHILDQPLHTLHHIHSKLQACVPARPTAGPRPRGRLQHWLHRLQEAPKKESRDCLEASVVFNLFRLLTQDLKCVAIGDQCV from the exons ATGGCCCCCGGCTGCACGCTGGTGCTGATGCTGATGACCGTGGCGCTGAGCAGGACAGGAGCAGTTCCTGTGCCCTCACCCCTCGGGGCCCTCCCAGGTGCAAGGGGCTGCCCCGTGGCCCAGTTCAAGTCTCTGTCCCCACAAGAGCTGCAGGCCTTCAAGACGGCCAAGGATGCCTTT GAAGAGTCGCTCTTGCAGAAGGACTGGAACTGCAGCTCCCGCCTCTTCCCCAGGACCCGGGACCTGAGGCAGCTGCAG GTGTGGGAGCGCCCCGTGGCCTTGGAGGCGGAGCTGGCCCTGACACTGAATGTCCTGGAGGCCACGGCTAACTCATCCCTGGATCACATCCTGGACCAGCCCCTTCACACGCTGCACCACATCCACTCCAAGCTCCAGGCCTGT GTCCCAGCTCGGCCCACAGCAGGCCCCAGGCCCCGGGGCCGCCTCCAGCACTGGCTACACCGACTCCAGGAGGCCCCGAAGAAG gagtCCCGGGACTGCCTTGAAGCCTCTGTCGTGTTCAACCTCTTCCGCCTCCTCACCCAGGACCTGAAATGTGTTGCCATTGGAGACCAGTGTGTCTGA
- the LOC132479580 gene encoding interferon lambda-4-like encodes MGPSGAAAVAVGLWVLVTVGVAADPEVVEPPRRLLSHYRSLDPRALLAIKALRDHYEEETLSWRPRNCSFRRRRDPPRPSSRALLRQVARGLADAQDVLSSLPSPELFPGVLPTLELLAAAERDVAACLELVRPDSRRKSLRRPRRRPQTRTAGSPRCHEATVIFNLLRLLAWDLRLVAHSGPCL; translated from the exons ATGGGGCCGAGTGGCGCAGCTGCGGTGGCCGTGGGGCTGTGGGTCTTGGTGACGGTGGGCGTGGCGGCGGACCCCGAAGTGGTGGAGCCTCCGCGCCGCCTCCTCTCACACTACCGCTCCCTGGACCCCCGGGCGCTGCTGGCCATCAAGGCACTGAGGGACCACTAT GAAGAAGAGACGCTGAGCTGGAGGCCGCGCAACTGCTCGTTCCGCCGGAGGAGGGACCCTCCGCGGCCTTCC TCCCGTGCGCTGCTCCGCCAGGTGGCCCGCGGCCTCGCCGACGCCCAAGACGTGCTGAGCAGCCTGCCGAGCCCCGAGCTGTTCCCCGGCGTCTTACCGACCCTGGAGCTGCTGGCGGCCGCGGAGCGGGACGTGGCGGCCTGC CTCGAGCTGGTCCGGCCAGACTCCCGAAGGAAGTCCTTGCGGCGGCCCAGGAGGCGTCCCCAAACTCGCACAGCT GGCTCGCCTCGGTGCCACGAAGCCACCGTCATCTTCAATCTCCTGCGCCTGCTCGCGTGGGACCTGCGGCTGGTGGCGCACTCGGGTCCTTGTCTGTGA
- the LOC132479581 gene encoding interferon lambda-4-like — MGPSGAAAVAVGLWVLVTVGVAADPEVVEPPRRLLSHYRSLDPRALLAIKALRDHYEEETLSWRPRNCSFRRRRDPPRPSSRALLRQVARGLADAQDVLSSLPSPELFPGVLPTLELLAAAERDVAACLELVRPDSRRKSLRRPRRRPQTRTAVSGAGGKAARREPGLEP; from the exons ATGGGGCCGAGTGGCGCAGCTGCGGTGGCCGTGGGGCTGTGGGTCTTGGTGACGGTGGGCGTGGCGGCGGACCCCGAAGTGGTGGAGCCTCCGCGCCGCCTCCTCTCACACTACCGCTCCCTGGACCCCCGGGCGCTGCTGGCCATCAAGGCACTGAGGGACCACTAT GAAGAAGAGACGCTGAGCTGGAGGCCGCGCAACTGCTCGTTCCGCCGGAGGAGGGACCCTCCGCGGCCTTCC TCCCGTGCGCTGCTCCGCCAGGTGGCCCGCGGCCTCGCCGACGCCCAAGACGTGCTGAGCAGCCTGCCGAGCCCCGAGCTGTTCCCCGGCGTCTTACCGACCCTGGAGCTGCTGGCGGCCGCGGAGCGGGACGTGGCGGCCTGC CTCGAGCTGGTCCGGCCAGACTCCCGAAGGAAGTCCTTGCGGCGGCCCAGGAGGCGTCCCCAAACTCGCACAGCTGTGAGTGGCGCAGGCGGGAAAGCGGCTAGACGGGAGCCCGGCTTGGAGCCGTGA
- the LOC132480195 gene encoding interferon lambda-3-like encodes MAPGCTLVLMLMTVALSRTGAVPVPSPLGALPGARGCPVAQFKSLSPQELQAFKTAKDAFEESLLQKDWNCSSRLFPRTRDLRQLQVWERPVALEAELALTLNVLEATANSSLDHILDQPLHTLHHIHSKLQACVPARPTAGPRPWGRLQHWLHRLQEAPKKESRDCLEASVVFNLFRLLTQDLKCVASGDQCV; translated from the exons ATGGCCCCCGGCTGCACGCTGGTGCTGATGCTGATGACCGTGGCGCTGAGCAGGACAGGAGCAGTTCCTGTGCCCTCACCCCTCGGGGCCCTCCCAGGTGCAAGGGGCTGCCCCGTGGCCCAGTTCAAGTCTCTGTCCCCACAAGAGCTGCAGGCCTTCAAGACGGCCAAGGATGCCTTT GAAGAGTCGCTCTTGCAGAAGGACTGGAACTGCAGCTCCCGCCTCTTCCCCAGGACCCGGGACCTGAGGCAGCTGCAG GTGTGGGAGCGCCCCGTGGCCTTGGAGGCGGAGCTGGCCCTGACACTGAATGTCCTGGAGGCCACGGCTAACTCATCCCTGGATCACATCCTGGACCAGCCCCTTCACACGCTGCACCACATCCACTCCAAGCTCCAGGCCTGT GTCCCAGCTCGGCCCACAGCAggccccaggccctggggccGCCTCCAGCACTGGCTACACCGACTCCAGGAGGCCCCGAAGAAG gagtCCCGGGACTGCCTTGAAGCCTCTGTCGTGTTCAACCTCTTCCGCCTCCTCACCCAGGACCTGAAATGTGTTGCCAGTGGAGACCAGTGTGTCTGA
- the SYCN gene encoding syncollin, producing MFPLCSLLLALALAAVPGVRGACPEPSDLKKANGTRTCAKVYDKSDPYYSGCCSGAELSLKPGTDLPYLPSGWTNVISSLVVAPRCELTVWSSRGKAGKTHKFSSGSYPRLEEYRRGIFGDWSNCISSLYCRCPPAGPCP from the coding sequence ATGTTCCCTCTGTGCTCACTGCTGCTGGCCTTGGCCCTGGCGGCCGTCCCCGGCGTCCGTGGCGCCTGCCCGGAACCCTCCGACCTCAAGAAGGCCAACGGGACGCGCACGTGCGCCAAGGTCTACGACAAGAGCGACCCCTACTATAGTGGCTGCTGCAGCGGCGCCGAGCTGTCGTTGAAGCCGGGCACCGACCTGCCCTACCTGCCCTCTGGCTGGACGAACGTCATCTCGTCCCTCGTGGTGGCCCCTCGCTGCGAGCTCACCGTGTGGTCCTCTCGCGGCAAGGCCGGCAAGACGCACAAATTCTCGTCCGGCAGCTACCCGCGCCTGGAAGAGTACCGCCGCGGCATCTTCGGGGACTGGTCCAACTGCATCTCCTCGCTCTACTGCAGGTGCCCGCCCGCCGGCCCGTGCCCCTAG